In Phycisphaerales bacterium, the genomic window TGAGCCTCCCCGGAGGCAAGAGCGGGCAATCGGGCGGCGGCTGAGTCAGCGATGCCAGCCAAGACGGCGGGCGATGGCCAGCGTGGGCTCGATCACGCCCCCATCGAACTGAGCCGTTTCCTGCTCGAACTCTTGAATGGGAACCCAACGCGCGTCGATACATTCCCACGCGTGCGCGCCGTCCGTACGCAGCGATGGCAGACCATTCGCGACCTCGGCCCGGATGACGATGTCCACGCTGCGAGCGTGCGGATCGACGACGAGTCCGATGGTTCGCTGATCGCACAATGGGTCGGCAATGCCCACCTCTTCGTTCAGTTCCGCCGCCAGCGTCGGCAAGACGCCCTCGATGCCGAACGTTGGCGATTGCGGCTCGCCAAGCCCGCCGGCGGGCGCAAATTCCCACATGCCCGGATAGCTGCGCGTCTGCCGCCCGCGTCTGGCCAGCAATACCTGGGGGACCGTGTCCGAAGTCGCGATGATCACGCCCGTGACGCTCAGGATGGTCACCGGGAGCATGCACCTATTGGGCTGGCAGACGACGTGTGCGAATCGGTCGGGGCTGGCGGAGAGTCGGCCAGACGCCGCATCGATGGAGCGGACCGCGAGGATTGGCCCATCGAAGAGCTTCGGGTTGGCTGCGCACGCTGATTCCCAGCACGACCGAACTGATGCGTCCAAGGAGGGACGCTGACCATGGATGTTGACGCGCAGCGGTTGCCCAAGGGGGAGAAAGTGGACGCTCACAGACCCAACGCCGAGGACAACGGCCCGCCCATCTGCGAGGTCAGTTCTTCGGGAAGCCCGAGTTCACGCGCTTCTTCGGCCACCGTTTCGCGGGCGAGCGATTGAGCCTTTGCCATGGCGTCATTGGTTGCCTGCGCGATGAGGTCCTGGGCGAGCAACTGGCTTGCCTGATCGGCCGAAAACGCGGTCGCCATGGCTGGTTCGATGTGGACGCTGACCACTTTCATGGCGCCGCTCATGGTCACGATGATGGCGCCCTCACCCGCCGAGCCCTGCACGCGTGCGGCTTCGAGGCGCTCCTTGACGCGTGCCGCCGCGTCGGTGAGCTTCTGGCGATCCTTCATCAGGCTGGTCAGCGCCCCAAGCGCGCGCATCTGGTCAAACATGGCTCGACTCCGACCGATCGGTCACTCGACGCCTTCGACGATCGTATAGGAGATCGCCCGGCCACCGCGCACCACGACGTCGACCACCAGGGTGTTGTCGGCGTCCACGTGGGCCATGTCGAAGCGATATCGGCCTTCGCCCATGTCCTGCGGCGCATCGTGGTTGAGCTTCGCCTTGACGCCTTCAAGGTCCAGTTGCTCCTGCGCCATCTCGCC contains:
- a CDS encoding NUDIX domain-containing protein, with the translated sequence MLPVTILSVTGVIIATSDTVPQVLLARRGRQTRSYPGMWEFAPAGGLGEPQSPTFGIEGVLPTLAAELNEEVGIADPLCDQRTIGLVVDPHARSVDIVIRAEVANGLPSLRTDGAHAWECIDARWVPIQEFEQETAQFDGGVIEPTLAIARRLGWHR
- a CDS encoding YbaB/EbfC family nucleoid-associated protein is translated as MFDQMRALGALTSLMKDRQKLTDAAARVKERLEAARVQGSAGEGAIIVTMSGAMKVVSVHIEPAMATAFSADQASQLLAQDLIAQATNDAMAKAQSLARETVAEEARELGLPEELTSQMGGPLSSALGL